The genomic region TGGGAGAGTGTTTGGCTTAggctttttttaaatatttataaaatattttaaaagtttataaaataatagatcttatttttaaaataatttttttaaatatttggataaaataagatattaaaacttataaaatattttcacattttaaaagattaaaagtttataaaatgttagatcttatttttaaaataaatattttaagtattgataaaataagatgtttaaaacttataaaatatttttacattttaaaagatGTTAGAGTGTTTAGCATAACGAGGTCTTTTTACAagtaaatttatgaaaaaggacatgatataattataatcaaataagttgttattttgtatttaaatatttaagaattacttttgtaaatagtatacattaatttaactctaaataatttttctttcaaaaaatagaaaaataatgaatttttaccTAACCTTTGAATAAaagtaacatatataaattcttgctagttgaatatatattaacatagatatataattgatattgttTTTGTTAGTGCAATGAATATGTCTAGTCGTAAAATTTAGAatgtcttgaatttatatttttttcaataaatataacatcaatataaattttatttttgtttaactataattatttattattaactaatctAGCATTtccaatttcattttaaaaaattatttatagtaacGACTTCTGTAACGGACACATCTACCACGGTTTTTTTGAGcgttacaaaatatttctcaatGTAAATGACATCAAGGTTATGTCGGATCTTTATAATAAACtccatatttataatataatttttaattaattatagtattatatttataattatagtatttaattaattaaattatattttatttaaatataatattataatttttccaaaaagttataatatatttataatattgtttttaaCTTAAAGATCCATGACTTGCGGTTCGGTCTCTGCGACGTCACCATGGGGGTGGCCAAGATTGTGAGTTGTTGGTTCCAAGGCTAGCTGTTGATGTTTTCCATACCACGAAAGCATCGACACGAATACCTCCACCATGGGAACCTGCTTCAGCAATATCTTAGAATCCACCAGCGGGTCCGCCAATAGATCACGTGTTGGGCCATCGGCCATCACTTGTTATTCGCCACATCCCTCAGCCCTTCCTCtataccaccaccaccaccaacacTAGTCATGTGTACATACATTATCCTCTTTGATGCAaggtaagaaaaatattttcctcattacatttttctcaaatgatactaattaattatttatttaggttAAATTGAGATCTTTACAATGCCATCAGGGTTGTGGTGCATGACCACTTTTCTTATTTGTGGCTAGAATGAGGGATGTCCCACTAGAACACCATGCTTCTGTTTTATCAATTGAAgataaataatgattttttttttttaattacatctTTAACAAACTTTTATTGCTCACTTACAATTTTGCTGAGTATATTCAAAGTCTTCAAAATGTTTGTTGGGAAGTAGATGCATCGAAAGTTTGGTGAAGCTAGGCAGACGATGATGCAACCAATGTGGCTACCCAACGATATTTGGCGCTAATTGTAGGAGTATTGGGGCTGACCTAAGTTTTAGGAGGAGACCGCAAAGAATAAAGCCAATCGGGCGATCAATGCAGCATCTTTAATCGTTGTGTACCATGAGAGGTCATCTCCGTCATGCACAAAAAGAACTTGGTAAgctgttatatatatatatataattaggaatTATTAATAAACAAGAGACACAATTAGGTAAGCCTCCATAGCAGATGGAGCTGTTCTTCAAGTACTACAAGAGGAAGACCGACAAGTAACTGGAGTCCATTGAGAGCAGAGCAGGTGGTGAAAAGTACtcaaactaataattaatcatatgtttgtttactaattaatttttcttatttcaggAGATCTTCTTGAAGTTGTTGGAAGACCAGCAAGCCCAAGCACCCACTAATGGGCAAGAGCTTCCTACTTATTTAACAAGCTCTTTGGACTGTAGATTTCAACAGTCAACATGAAGAACAAGGGTCGTGTATTAGGTTTGGGCTTAGAGGCCCACATATGAGCTACGAGAGCATCACAGGGAACTACGCCACCGCCACCAATATGGACCATAGATCTAGAAACTGTCGAGCTGAAGGACCACGTCGCAAGAATGGAGGAGATAATGATGGATATGATGATGCACATACCCATTCCTTCAATGTCCAGGCGATTCTAGCCTTCAGTAAGTATCCGGACCTTAGCGGATGACGTTCAGGATGAGGAGGTATTAggctttttttaaaaaaatattttttattttgaaactcattttttattaaatatattatgttattaattgtgctttaatatttaattccaGTTCAATTTATACtatgaaaagcaaaaaaataaaattgtaataaattattataacaagaaatattaattttaatagtccagactaaaatttagaaattaattactttaaaataaaaataattaaaaattcaataaattaaaataagttttttataaattttttttttcaaaaaaaaattgtatcgGATTTTGTAATGGATAttgttacaaaatttaacataccaaaagaaaaagtaaatcttttaaaaaatcgaAGCAAAACCGCCACAAAATGCGACATCAAAGATGATCCACCACAAAAAAGGTCATAACTTTATCCCACTTTTTGGTTGGTTGTGATGGAAACCCATCacaaaaatttgttattaaaattcattataaaagTCGTtccaaataattgattttttctttttttgttttccagtAGTGTACCGGACGTACACTAATTACTTAGAAActcatcaaataatatatgatcttcaaaatatattacagacaataaattttagattattgCAAGAATCACGATTAGGACACCAATTATAATTAGTTGCACATGCAAAAATCTAGCAAAGAGCTGaagattatttataaataatacaataattcTGATTTCCAAAATATGTTTTAGACGGAAATAACCTCTaagttatgaatttaatttcagaaatcaattacataatcagAATTTCATTACAGGATTCCGGCAATCAAACAAGAGATTGTGGTGCGTGAGGTTGATCatcaatgtatttaattactacattaattcaaataaaagggGTAGCTACTTGTGTACAAGAATTGCTTGACAACCATCCAACTCTATAAAAAGGGGTTAACTCTTGAACAAATCCAAGCACACAACTTAGCTATACCAATTCTCTCAAAACAACTCATTTCTTGATGATTATGGAACCAAAGTTCCTTCATTTGCTCTCTTGCATtctccttctctttcttctcaacCCTTTGCCATTGTTCACTCATGCAAATTCCCCAAATCAACTTTATACACAAGAATCATCAGGTATGGATTTCCTCAAAACCCTAGTCGGAACCCGAAAAGGAACCACATCTAAAGGCATCTCTCAACTCAAGAAGTACCTCTCACACTTCGGATACatgaatcataaaaataatattatactggCACATCAAACAGATGATTTCTTTGACGATAATTTAGAGTTGGCTATAAAAAGTTACCAGACATTCTTCAAGCTCGAGGTAAATGGGATTATGGATGCTAATACTATCACCCAAATGTCACCCCCCCGATGTGGGGTGCCCGACTCTTTCAACCTCAACAGAAGCCACGAACTCTACCTCCGGATCCCAACCTTAGCCTcacattatattttctttccagGCGAGCCCAAATGGCCTCCGACAAAGAGAAGCCTCACATATTCATTCCCATCGGGTGCACCGACTGATGTAACTAACTCCATTCTGCATGCAACCCAAATATGGGCTAGTGTGTCACCCTTTACATTTTCATACACACCGGATTATGATCAAGCTGACATTAAGATTAGTTTTCAGAATcgggatcatggggatgggaATCCATTTGATGGGCCTGGAGGGATTTTAGCGCATGCTTATGCGCCATCTGATGGTAGGCTTCACTTTGATGGAGATGAGAGATGGGTGGATGGTGTTACACCAGGTGCATTTGATCTGCAAACTGTAGGCTTGCATGAGTTAGGGCATGTTCTAGGACTTGGGCATAGTAATGATACCGGGGCCGTCATGTATCCGTATATTGGAGATGGTCTCAGAAAGGTACTGGGACAAGATGATATTAATGGAATTAAGGCGTTGTATCAATTCTAGGTAAAATAGAATCTAATCTTCTTATTTGTATATCGACATAATTAAAGATTAAATCATTTCATTATCTTGGCTAATTAACAATGTCCTTTTTAGGTgccttattttgatttaaattttatgacgCTCTAAACAATTTAGCTTAATTTACCCGAATTTGTATCtcataatttatacaaatattcaaGTATTTAAAAGGTCATTAATGTCATCAATTTAGTGGGATAAtcaatgaaaaattctaataaaattgagaCCACTTCAAGGATTTAGTATCTTGAGAAGGTGTTTGGCTAGTCTTTtctaaaacattttataattaccTGCATcctataagatgttttaagagtttataaaatgtgagattttattttaaaaataaattcttaaaatattgaataaaataaaatattaaatcttataaaatattttcacacaTAATACACATAAAAGTAGACAATCAACTATATTTATTAAGCCCAATCTCACAATACCTTAATTATGAAAGTTCAACCTTATTATTTGAACTAGTTCTCATTgaaatttaaactatatttaacctaaaaataaaaatgttgcGACAAATGAAGTAGGGAAAAACATAAGcaatttcattataatattataaataagcaaattatcccatatgaaaaaaaataacaatttctctctctagtttttaaaaatacaacaatttatcccctgtatttttcaaaataaaacaatttacctccttgaacagagatgaaaataattttattttaaaaaatatatataaataaattattattatttttgtataaaaataatttatttatttatttacaatattacaaagcgataaattacattaaaccgCGTGAAGTATCTTTTTACCCCCAAAAAAAAGGggtatgagaaagaaaaaagaaaattgaagaagGGATTTAATTGGCAAATAAGGCTGACAAAAACTAAATGCTTTTGTCTGAGGAGTACCATCCCTCTATTCAATGTGTTTCTTGTTTCTATGCTTCCAAAAGATCACATCTGCTGCCCACAGTTTACTGGATTTAGGGCTGACTACCCAACTTTGGTTGTCGGCAactcattttcaaaaatttaatttttttttataaaaataataatgacgtattaagttaattttaaataaattaaataatacgttaacataataacaaaatagggtaaataacaacatctccttttttttaaggctgacataattacgaatgcCCATCactgtttgaaaattataaatatttcctgatatttgataaaattatataatgctTGAATGGAGGTATGAGATTATCTTTATCTTtactgtatttcttttttttaaaaaaaaatcagacgggatggagaaaaattttgaaaaattattaaaaaattatccgtttagtccataaaaaagtaaaattaaaaattaaaaataaataaaattataattcttagaAGACTAAAGGATTGGACTAattatcactacaaaaaaatagaagattaaccacaaaaaaaagtcaagtgataattttaatattatcactaattatatgcATTTAGTGacattactatttaatttgtcgcaataagcaatttcatgattttaataattactattattttgtaaaaaatataattaacatgaaTTAGTGACAAACGTGTGCATTAACTTGTCATTAAACACAATTAGTGACTCATATATAGCGACGATCcagtgacaataaataatagttgtcATCATTTTATGTTGTCACTAACTTGTCATTATAAATGTGTCACTAATTGAACTTAGTAACGACGtcttacatatttttttccactaataattatatagtgacaagataaaaattattgtcacttaatatatattattagtgaTAACTTTAGAATTATCACTATAGTTTGTCactaaatatcatatttttggCAGCGTGTTAGAAGCCCGTTAAAATTAGAGGATATTGATAATTCTTCAAACAATGACgggatattcgtaattatgtcaaatctcaagaaaggcccttgtaatttattctaaaaaataacaaaaaaaattataaaaacctcAAAAAATACTCAATTTGTAAACTCAAACTATACAATATGATTTGAacttatgattttaaatctATTTATGAGATTTTTGTCTTAACTGgccaactattttttttttccgaaaATAAAAGCGttgaactaatattttattaaataaattgactataatcatcaatatcaagtatttatatttaacaacaatcgataattataataattatatattaatcatcaGTATTTGATAACTATATCCAATCAATATTTACtatcaaataaaacaaattctatcattaaattaaaataatatcccACACGTTTGTGAGATTTGAACCGGCATGATGGTGCATTGTTAGTCAAACGACTCCAACATTTTTCTCTTGAAAACTGCAATTTCGTACGGTCGGTGGTGTTCTTTTCCAAATGCTAGGGTGTGTTTAgggttaaattcaattaaccCTCcatattaatgtaaaaatataaaaaagttcctatgaaaaaagaaagtacaATTTATtacttgtaatttaaaaacaatgcaatttacctcctttcGAACGGAAgcaaattacattattttttagtgttacataaggtaaattatacttaatttatttttgtttaactgATGATTTCTTGTACTTTTCTGTTACCACATGGGGGTACATTGTATTTAACACTGTGTTTATATATCGAAATTAAAGATCtacctaatttataatttaataagattgTCTTAATGATttcatgttttaatttaatgatgtTCCACGCTTAGCTTAGTTGCTAAGTTTTAGACCAAATTAAACTAGCATTCAAAATCTCAACTTCAATTTTCCAGGTAAAAGGGTCATTAGGACGACTTGGAGGTTGGCAACACACATAATttagttgataaaattgaagtttCGCCTTCTTGGCAAGCTAACTGTAACGAATGAGGAGTCGGGCATGATAGTTAATTCTGAAACTTACTATATATACGAAACCTTATAAAAACATCCTTTAACcgataaaatataagtttaaaaattttcaaaatttggacCATTCAtctaaataatgtaaaatccaacttttttttttttttaatttgaagcaATGAATTGTTATTAAtcgaaataattttattacgaTTATTTCTGTCAAATATCAACACTTAATAAAGACAACAATTACAACACTCGTACCCTAATCAACCATATCAAGTATATGAAATCTAACAACATCTATTATTAGAGTAGGCACCACCTTCTATGCAGTAGAACAACGTCTCACGCATATAATGGGCTCCAAACCCATGACCTCTAAAATTATGGGGCATCAACTTCGCCAACTGAGTTAGGCCTCATTGGTTCcaactattattaataattagcaACACCCAACACTTCTATTCGCCTTCAAAATCCAACGGTTATTAAAAGTAGAGAACATAAATCGAAAGCAAAGGCAGAACATacaatttaggaaaaaaatgacaacgttatttttatttttattttttgacgaAAAGGGAGCGTGTGCAACATTTTAAATATcgcaatgaaatatttatactatttattgtaacagtttttttttttttaaacaaattcacaaaaatacagggggttttatgcaatttatcttgaaatttacATAAGACCTATGTAtagcacatatatataattcatgtaGGATTTAAGGAATAAAGTTTCTATTAGCTAAAGCCTAATGTTGATTGGGttctttctattatttatttaaggaAAATATTCCTTCAAAATGCTTAGAAAGAACTTTTCTAggaattatatgtaaaatttttcatatgtttgtGAATGAGTAAATCAATAAATCGATTCGACCTttcatttttagaaaatatatatttgatttccTTTACtttcaaatgtaaaattaatttttttaaaagaaattaacaagGTGTAGactgtttttctttcttttctttttttttttatttgaggcgatgaattattattaattgaaataattcgATTATAAGCATTCTTCTTAAATATCAACacctaataaatataattataacaatcatatcctaatcaataatatcaagtaaataaaatctaaataaggCCTGCTATTACAGTAGACAACGTCTGCTATTTAGTAGAACGATATTCCAttctaatcaataatatcagaaaataaaatctaaataacACCTATTATGCAATAGAATAATATCTCATGCATATAACAGGATTTGAAAAGTCTCAATTTCGTcaactgaaataaatttaattggcaATAAGGTGTAGACTTTTGAGCAATAAACTTGAaaactaattaagaataaaaatgagGGCATAGGAATTGAAAATTGAGTTACTTTCTCAAAATCCAACCTGCAActggttttgttttcattgGAATATGTTCAATGAAAATGtctgaatttttatattttgtgatagattgttttataaaaggaataattacatttgtctttatttgaaattcaaagcaattacacataaattatttataattttaaaaattacacttaatagttttgagatttgcttttaattaaaattcaccgaatttgatgattttaacaaaaaaaaaaaaaaatcagataaaaatttcatatttatcattaatcaacttattactaatttattgcaaatcaaacaaatcttttatgatcaaattatcctatATATCTTTACACGTTAATACACGCGGAGAAGTACATTTTTTCGTCACTATAAGAATACTTTAGTCACAAAACATTTacttgacctacaataaatcaatcaaggatcaatattgattttcattcaatttttttgttaatataaaaaaattcagttaattttgactaacgtgagattatttattaaacaaaaataaattttaaaaatattaaatataattttttaaaccagaGGAACACTATGTATAATTACTCTAAACTTCAAAATAGgggaatataattatccataaaaaatatatttgatttaggATGTTTTATGATAatcttttaagaaaataggtagtattttataatatatatatatatatatatatattgtaaaacaATGTGATACAAtaagtttaatgaaatttacactCCAATCCCACGAAAAGTTCATCAATActataaaactaaaactaaccatttggaaataaaacaaaacaaggtCATCTCATAAAGCACTGCTCTATGACAAAAGATAGCAGAAGCCATCTACATTATACAAACAAAGAactttatcataaaatttgatcGAGTGAGAAACTAGTAATAATTATGTGGTTCGAAAAATTTAATCTATCCAAGCTTTCAACATGAGCTTGAACACAAGACTGTTCTATCTGAAAGTAATTTCGACCaacatttaatctttttactTGGCAGCGCCATTTGCGAGTTTACCGGAGGATCCTGAGGGGTTGAGCTCATCCCATGCATCAATCCATGTAACCATAGCATCCGCCAGCTTATTGAAGTAGTCGTCCACCTTACCGAGCTTCGCCTTCACTTGCTTGGAGAGTTCGACGTAGCATTTTTGGACTGTGGTGCAGTCCTTGGGAAGGGTGACAGATTGGAAGAACGGTATTAGCTCCTCTTGCCAGTAGATACCCTTGTATTCTTTCTTAAGATTCACAAATGGGTTGCTTGCTTTGCTGTGCCAAATGTAAGGCAAACCGGTCTTGACTCCTAAACCTAGGTGGTCGCAGATCACCTATGAATGTGAAAACATTGAGCCCGTTAAACAGTAAAGCTCCAATAAGCTCAATGATAATGCTGTTGGAAAGAGGGATTAAAGATGATACCTTGGTGCACCAGCCAGCCCACATATCGTCGTAGCGTCCGATGGGCTGGCCATCGCCCATTAGTCCGAAGTACATTGCTGGGCCGATTAGTTCCCGATTGAAGGCCAGATTCATACCACACATTGGGAATAGGGTTCCCTTTGGAACAGTCATAACTGCGTCAACATACCTTAAAAGAGAGGacgtatatatatgatcagtATCTTAAATGCTGAAAGCAGCAAAAGTGAGTTGGGGTAAAGGGCTGGTTCATACCTAGTGTTCCTCTCAAGTGGCTTGACGAGCTGGGTGGGAGCATCATAATCGGGGATGTTGAGCCAAAGGCCATGCGACACAGCAGTAGGTACTCCTTCACGGAGACTGAAAGGATATCCACGGACAAAGTCTGTACCCTCACAGTAGGGGTCATAAAGggtattgaagaaaaatggagTTGATGGGCTCAAAAGGTTCTTAATGTGCTGCTCAAGTGCATTAATTTCCTTGCCGGACGGATCCTTAGCAACCTGCATATCCATAATTGACTCAACAAAGATTCTGAACcaattttaaggaaaaaatggtCCCCCTCTGATAAATCAAAGAGATGTACAGATTGTATGACAGCAACCCTTTACGATTGCTCGGATATTTATTAGCAGAACACAAAGCATCAGCATGAGTAAGTTTTGGACTGCAAGTGAGATCCACAATGCAATATTTACCCAAATTCATAGTTTTACAGGCAAAATTTCCAATAATATCCACAAAGACATACTGAAGATCTATTGGTACAAGGACAATCAAGCATTCAAGAGAATCCCCTGTTAAACTCTATAAATCAAGCTGATCCAAACGAAAGAAACTGCAAGCATATAAGTGATAGAGAGCTTTAGAACTCCTCCATATAAATGAACAGAAAAACACAATGTAAAGAATTTTTAAGAGTCATTATCAGCTCTGTTATCAAAATGTCAACGTTCAGATCATGAAGAACCATACAggataataaataaaggatATAGATAATTCCAATAAAAAGATCGACCAACGAACAAAAAGGTACCAACTCAGTAATATGATTGCAGTTTTTATACAATAACTTCGTCGAACATGTATGATAAGTTAAAGGTCCTTTCCTTTCTTTGACACGTTTTATCTTCAGAGCCCGGTAGACAAAAATGATCTGATCTTagatatatctatatatatatatatatatatatataaaagagttAGATCTGCAGAAATTAACGCATCAACCATGACCAAATCCTATAGCAAAACAAGCATTGATCTCATGCATACGCAATATGGACAAACCAAATTATGAAGAAAATTCATagcaatattcaaattttatgaagaaTGTAAAGCTAAAATCCCGTGAGAGAATAATCAAAGCCAAAATCAAGATGCAGAACTCAAAAGAATTCCATATAGGAGCGAAAAACACTCCACCAAggcaaaacaagaaatatacaAGAATTCACATCACAAGTCCACACcataaatatgtttttcacAGGAACGGATCAAAATCCAATCTTTGATCCCAACATGAGCTTGAAAAAACTCCAAGAATCAACGAATAAAATTCTAAAGCAGAACTCAACGTATCAAAACCACCATATGACAAAGAAGAATCACTGCAAAAAACCAAATccagaggaaaaaaaaaaaaaaagaaaaaacgttGGGTTTGAATCTTACAAAGCAATCATCATCAATGGTGAAAATGTACTTCTTCTTGGAGACCATGTAACCGAAGCATCGGCAAGCGGAATCCTTGAAGGAAATGCAGTTTGCCTTGGGACCCAGAATCTTGTTAATGTCATTCCTGTTGTAGAGCTCATAATCAAAGCCATCGGGCACTTTGATAGTCTTGGACGGATCACCGTCCTGCACAATGATTAGATGGTAAGGCTGGAAAAACGGCCTCCACATCTCCAAGAAATCAAGGTTTCTGATGGTGGGAATCACTATGTCTAGCTCATCTTTCAGCAACGGCGTCGAGGATCTCGAGGCTGCCATTGTTGAAAATGCGCAGATTTCTTTACTGAGTTAGGGTGTTCTTGGGGATTCTCGATTGTGCGAGGACGGGAGAAATGAAGAGGAGGAATTGAGGTCCGAGTGCAGGAAGAGTGAGAGATGAATTTGTAGTGGTTTTCGGATGGATCGATACAGAAAGTGAAggagttattattacatatttacatgatgctctttaataaataaaaattaaggacGTTGGGAGAAGAGATGGgaaaatgagtaaattgcACTTTGCACCCTTAAAAGTagtgtttttgcattttccaccCCCTAAAATTGGGTAATTACAAATTACCTCCATGTGCTACacttgtgtttttttaaaaagagcaCACTACCTCCCTGATGgcaggggtaatttgctcctttttaaaatttcatgaggtagaatgatattttatttttcacatggatttatgtgaatattttgaataacacATAgagaaaatttgtaatttacccccctaaAATTATGATACAGGTTACACTCTCAAAACAAGCATACTATCGAACTTCTATAATACCATTGGTGGAAAATAACGGAACGGACAATAAAAAGTGggatattttagaattttcacATTTGGCACTCGAAAATAGTgtagataaattattaagagCGCAGGAAACACTaccaaaaatttgatattttccaATACTATAAATGATAACAAGTTAAAGACAGTGGTAAATAAATACTGTT from Sesamum indicum cultivar Zhongzhi No. 13 linkage group LG3, S_indicum_v1.0, whole genome shotgun sequence harbors:
- the LOC105158120 gene encoding metalloendoproteinase 1, producing the protein MIMEPKFLHLLSCILLLFLLNPLPLFTHANSPNQLYTQESSGMDFLKTLVGTRKGTTSKGISQLKKYLSHFGYMNHKNNIILAHQTDDFFDDNLELAIKSYQTFFKLEVNGIMDANTITQMSPPRCGVPDSFNLNRSHELYLRIPTLASHYIFFPGEPKWPPTKRSLTYSFPSGAPTDVTNSILHATQIWASVSPFTFSYTPDYDQADIKISFQNRDHGDGNPFDGPGGILAHAYAPSDGRLHFDGDERWVDGVTPGAFDLQTVGLHELGHVLGLGHSNDTGAVMYPYIGDGLRKVLGQDDINGIKALYQF
- the LOC105158045 gene encoding UDP-arabinopyranose mutase 3-like — encoded protein: MAASRSSTPLLKDELDIVIPTIRNLDFLEMWRPFFQPYHLIIVQDGDPSKTIKVPDGFDYELYNRNDINKILGPKANCISFKDSACRCFGYMVSKKKYIFTIDDDCFVAKDPSGKEINALEQHIKNLLSPSTPFFFNTLYDPYCEGTDFVRGYPFSLREGVPTAVSHGLWLNIPDYDAPTQLVKPLERNTRYVDAVMTVPKGTLFPMCGMNLAFNRELIGPAMYFGLMGDGQPIGRYDDMWAGWCTKVICDHLGLGVKTGLPYIWHSKASNPFVNLKKEYKGIYWQEELIPFFQSVTLPKDCTTVQKCYVELSKQVKAKLGKVDDYFNKLADAMVTWIDAWDELNPSGSSGKLANGAAK